Within the Silurus meridionalis isolate SWU-2019-XX chromosome 2, ASM1480568v1, whole genome shotgun sequence genome, the region ttactgagACTAACGGTGTCCTGACCGGCCTttacactctgacacacacaccgGACACTTAGCGCGCTAGCTAGAACACTAGCTCGTGTTATCTGTCTCCCTGCACTGTGTCCTGACCCCGGGCTTTCATCGCTTCTTCTGGAGAAACTAAAAACTTTTTCTGACACTCGTAATACAATAACAGCCTCTCCTCAGTAATAAGGTTGTGTTGGGAATAAAGTCCCGCTCCGGTAGCCGGTGTTTAGCGGCGCTGCATGCTGAAGGACTGGGTGTGACTGCTCTGCTCTAACCGCGCATTTAAAGCTAACGTGCTGGAGAGCTAACACGCTAGCGCTCATACACAGATCCACGGAACCGTCCACGCACTTATAATACAACACGCAGTAAAATAAAGAGTCTGTGCTCAGATAAAAGCCCGGATGTGAAATGTCCAGACATCTGTAGAGCAACTGTGTTGTTCCGGTGTAACAGTCCGGACACCGGCACCGCTCTGCCCCATCTGCACTGTCAGGGTGTACTGAGCGGGTTGCCAGGTCTGAGCTATAAACTCTGAATCAAtcaacacatacagtacagaccaaaagtttggacacaccttgtgtgtccaaacttttgtctgtactgtatatatatatatattttatatatatatatatatatatatatatatatatatatatatatatatatatatatatatacagtacagaccaaaagtttatatatattatatatacagtacagaccaaaagtttatatatattatatatacagtacagaccaaaagtttatatatatatatatacagtacagaccaaaagtttggacacacctgctcattcaaagagttttctttattttcatgactatgaaaattgtagattcacactgaaggcatcaaaactatgaattaacacatgtggaattatatacataacaaaaaagtgaactgaaaatatgtcatattgtaggttcttcaaagtaggcatcaagagaatgccaagagtgtgcaaagcagtaatctaagcaaaaggtggctactttaaagtagttattttcagttgtttcacacttttttgttatgtatataattttacatgtgttaattcatagttttgatgccttcagtgtgaatctacaattttcatagtcatgaaaataaagaaaactctttgaataagaaggtgtgtccaaacttttggtctgtactgtatattataaaccCAGAACCACAAGCTCCCAGTCTGGCCtttcacaccacacactccgCCTCAGGATTGTCAGGATGGACAAGTGTCCCAACCATACATGCACTGTTCACGTGCGACAAcgttacagacagacagacagatagatagatagatagatagatagatagatagatagatagatagatagatagatagatagatagatagatagatagatagatgatagatagagtGGAATTAAAATGTTTCAAGACTTGTTTCGTAACACGCCACCAGATGGTGCCATATGGCTGctcgcacagtcacagggagcaccaaactTTATAAATCAGTGTGCCAGAAGACCGTCCTGTGTACAAAGGAAGCTGTGCGACTGGTTCTATTCTGACCAagtgttaccacgtctgctctTCTGACCATATGCTCCCCCTGTCACGCGCTCTCCTCACTCCTGAATTTCTCGCTGGAAACAACATGATTCACTTCCTGTGGAATTCGCCGTATggagatccagctcaaaggtcaccgtGACACCAGTgcggacattcagtgcaactcACAGAAAGTTCCAGGATGGCATGAACGTTGGGAGAGCTGTATTGAGCAGACTATTTGACAGACTAAtttgtgatagtgtgtaaacgtagataaataaagtactattTCGTAACCAGAGCTAGTCGCtatacagtatctcaaaaaAAGTTAGTACACCATCACAATTCAgcaatcattttaatatatgttctcaagggacaatactgaagaaattaaatttggatatattttagaatagtcatacaatatgcagcttgtttagcagtacagattcactatcctctaaaaataactcaacatactgccattattgtctaaataactggcaacaaaagtgagtgcatcctaagtgaacatgtcagaATTATGTCCAAAgtatcaatattttgtgtgagcaccactgttatcctgcactgccttaatcctcctgggcatggaattcaccagaactgcacaggttgttgctgggatcctcttccactgctccataatgacatcacggagctgctggatgttagacacatgacgcctctccaccttctgcttgagaatccccacaggtgctcaatagggttcaggtctgaaggCATACCATGCAAAACAACTTGTTGCAGTATGTGGCTTATGGTTCCGAGTGGAAACCGTCTTGGAAAAACTCTGAAATGACTCTGGCCGCTGTACTGTAACTCGGTTTGATTGTTTACTTtgtgagatatatatagatacatagattttattttaatgatagAAATTTCAGAGTACATTACTAAAATTacaaatttcattttatatgtttgtaatttaatgtgtatttatgctaaaacatgtttttacatttataaaaaataaatgtttaaaaaatagcaatacagttttaaaatatGTTTCCTGGAATAGATTTTCACATGTtgcatgtattaataaatattataaattgtaCCTAAAATAGTATTTATcttgaaaaaactaaatattcgGCAACCCTGGACGGCTGTAGGTATCACAGACAGGGGAAACGCCCAATACGCCCCACAAAGCATTATGGTTATTGTagttaaattataatatatttcctCTCTGAAAGCTGGACATGTTCCACCACAAGGTGTCAGCAGAAACCCAAGAAAGCTCTGTTCAGCAAGAAGACCGGATCAGCAATAAGTacattgcagttttttttttaactcccaATCATTTTCCGGCAGGTTTCCAGTCTTACTACTCTGATTGGCCATGAGTACAGACTCCCGGCTCGCTAATTGGTCACTGACTGCACGTCAGGAATTACGTAACGGAAACGGCTTGTCTGAATACTGGTgggattttaaatatttttggaaggCGGCGGGAAAGTTGTGAGTCGTGGCAGTGGGTTATAGTCGGATATATTTGGCTGCAACAATCAATTTGAATGAGTAACACAAGAAGTTCATAATTCCGGAGGTAAGTTGTTTTGCGCTGCACCACAAAAAGAAGTCATGTGTCACCAGGCTTTTAGCAGCGGAACTAAATCCCCTTTAGCCTCTTGTGTGTCAGCGCCCATACAGTGCTGAGCTCTCAGCAGAGCTCTCAGCATCTCAAATGGTTTGGTGTGTGCGATCAtcatcttaaaaaatatataattaataataatcggTATAATTATTTCATACTTTACTTATGAGTTGATTTTAATGGCCATTCCTGCTGTATCAAGTCAGAAAATAGAACTATTCCCTAAACAGCAGCCTTTGGAAAGTGAATATTAGGAAGTGATGCCTTTTTTGTGTAAGTCAGCTCAGTTTCAGTGATGATATAATGCAAAACTGAATATGTGAGTCCAGATGGATATTTATGAACCTGATGTGTCATCATTACTTACCACCCCACACCCCTGCACATACACATAGAAACACTCCGAGTAATAAAGCAAAGCAGTCAATTAAATGCATTGTGTTTTAACTGAATCTGTGGCCACTCCCCACACAGAAAGAAGCAGGCCAGGCATGAGTGGTGCACACCTGGACGAGTGGCAGAGGAGGGCCTTTGATATTTCGTCTGGCACGTATACACCCGAACAGACGGCCGACGCTTATCGGGCGCACATTTTATCCATTCAGTATGCATGGGCGAATGCCGAGCTCTCTCCAGCCGGAGCTGCCAGTCTGTTCAGGACCTACACTGAGCGCTACGCTGCAGTCCTGGACTCAGATGACCAGCGCACAGGGCTGAATAACTATGCCGACAGCGCCCTTCACCTGGCCCGCAATCAGAAAAACCATAGCGACAAATGGGAGTCGTCGTTAGCAGTCGAAAATGTGTTCAGCCTGCCGTGCGTGCAGAAGATGATGCAGAGTAGTGTCAGTGACAGAAGTGTCTCTGTAGACCCAGCAGATGCTGACATTATTGTCGGCGGGGAAGTCAGTCGGAGTCATGGAGAAGGTGTGAGTGAGTCTGGTGCTGCTGGGGGATGTAAACCTGAGCACCCTTCACCCTGGCCTCTGCGTCAGATGAGTGCTGTGGTAGACAAAACAGCAGGGAATCTGGCCAGTAGACCTGCAGAGTGGAGCAGAAGCAAAGAAACTTCAACTCCTAAAGCCCAAATGGGGGTTACTCCACTCTTGGTTCATAATGCGCGTAATTCCCCTACCAACTTTGGCTCTTTTCCTCATTCAGGTCTTGCTAGTACAAGCGTGTCCAGTGCAAACAATTGCCATTCTGTGTTCCACTCCTCCACCAATCCCTCTAAGAGGAAGAACGTCTACAGTTCAGGAACTGAAATCAACAGAAGTTCATTCCTGCCACAGGGAAGTCATGAAGGTGGAGCTACTGTTCGGAGAAGAGAGGAGTTTCCTGGCACTAACTTTAAAACAGCACGAGAGCAGCTTATTGTTGACCAACAGAAGAAAAATTTCAATCAGGGCCAGCGAGGTCCTTCAGCTCCTGTTGGTTCCGTAACCAAAAAATCCCTGGGGGCAAACAGGTCACGGGGGGCCTTCTCCAAATTTGTCTCACCAATACCTAGACAAGAGGAGGAAAACAACACTAGAGATGATCCAACACAAGACGCTCAGCCTGTCGATGAGCGTCTAAAGAACTTTGAACCTAAAATTATTGAACTGATTATGAGTGAAATTATGGACCATGGCCCACCTGTGGCTTGGGAGGATATAGCTGGGCTTGAGTTTGCCAAAGCTACTATTAAAGAAATTGTAGTGTGGCCCATGCTCAGGCCTGACATCTTTACAGGTCTCAGAGGTCCACCTAAAGGGATTCTCTTGTTTGGTCCTCCAGGTACTGGGAAAACGCTCATAGGGAAGTGCATAGCCTGCCAGTCCGGTGCCACGTTTTTCAGCATTAGTGCATCATCTCTTACCTCTAAGTGGGTGGGAGAAGGGGAGAAGATGGTTCGAGCTCTGTTTGCTATCGCTCGGTGCCATCAGCCAGCGGTCATTTTTATTGACGAGATTGACTCCCTGCTTTCTCAGCGCACGGATGGAGAACATGACTCCTCTCGCCGGATCAAAACTGAGTTTCTTGtccagcttgatggtgctgcaACCTCTTCCGAGGATCGAATTTTAGTGGTTGGGGCCACGAATCGGCCACAGGAGATTGATGAAGCAGCCCGACGTCGCCTTGCCAAGCGACTCTACATCCCCCTTCCAGAGGCTGCCGCTCGTCAGCAGATAGTGACCAATCTAATATCACGGGAGAAGAGTCAGTTGGGAACCGACGAGCTTGAGGAAGTTGTGTCAAGCACAGAGGGTTTCTCCGGGGCTGACATGACACAGCTGTGCCGGGAGGCAGCACTTGGCCCAATCCGCAGCATCCAGCTCAGTGACATTGCCACAATTACACCTGAGCAGGTTCGCCCTATACTTTACTGTGACTTCAAGGAGGCTCTAAAGACTGTACGGCCCAGTGTGTCGACCAAAGATCTGGAGCTCTATGAAGACTGGAACAAAACTTTTGGCTGTGGTAGATAATCATTAAGTCTTAACTTGTGGTTTGttttgtcaatattttttcttttttctttatgtatttctgtgtttaaaaatgaatgtttaCAAACTTGAAACAATGGTGCTGTTTGCGTTAATGTTAAAAATTCAACAGTCGACCAAAAGCAGTTTTGACTTTTGATATTTTATACAAGTTCATAGTTAGCAGTGCCATGTTCATTTGGGCCTGGATTttgaaaaatgttgaaaaataaataaataaataaatatgttttttgtatggattctttcttttttctttttttttccccccaaatatTAAAACTTACTCAATCATAATGTGAATCCCATGTAGTCCTTTGCATTTTAGAAAATATCTATCTGCAACTTATTTCTTCaataacctgcatttgtggttaaatattaaatataataaaatgtaatttgatcACACCATGTTGGCtagataaatattatttttgctgGCTAAATATTAGATCTGCCATTTAGTGGTTTACTGAGGAAAAGCAAACAACAACAGAGAAAAACAACGAGTAAACCAGATCATCATCTTAGAGCACCacactgaacctcacatcagaTACCAGGTCCTGTCAGCTAAGTAAGGCAACAATGGGGACAAGCACCTTTGAGATGTGGTAGAACAAGAGAACAGCATGAATGTGCCCCTGATAAATCTGTAAGTTGACAACATGGACCCTGATGGCAAAAGGAATGATTCCAAAACCTTGTGAAATTCAGAAAATTATGATATGACTAGATATAAGAGCAATGGAAAGAATAGGTCTATATGAGCTGTCTTTTCGACTTGTTTTATGCTTGTTAAACGTCTCCAATTCGCCGGCCCATATGTGAACATTTTCAGGCACTGACATGGTAGTGGCATGTTCAGGTATGTTTCTTAGAGAGGAATATACTAGTCATGACATATAAACCAAATGGCTGTTTGTCACAAACCAATGTAGGTCTCCAAACTCCTTTTAAGAACCACTGATATGAAGTCTAGCTGCAAAAAATGTTCTGGTGATACAGAGAAAACATGCTCATGTTCATACTAAAGGGGAACAAGGAGCTCTGCATCTGTTGTTTCCATTCGTGAACTGGCAATGAATATAGTGGTGACCTCTTCTCAAGTTTACTACTCTTCAGCTTTGGGCAAAATCTCCTTTTTTTCTCGGCTTCTGTGTGGATCTGATGAGGGAAGTTGGGCAATGTTGCAGGCATTCTGGTCTCATGATAAGACTAAGCCACAGACTTACTCTTTCTGCTCTTCCTGTTCTGGATTTGGCTGTGTGGTCTGACGCTGCATTTGGGaaatcagagaaaaaaagattttctataATGGA harbors:
- the fignl1 gene encoding fidgetin-like protein 1 encodes the protein MSGAHLDEWQRRAFDISSGTYTPEQTADAYRAHILSIQYAWANAELSPAGAASLFRTYTERYAAVLDSDDQRTGLNNYADSALHLARNQKNHSDKWESSLAVENVFSLPCVQKMMQSSVSDRSVSVDPADADIIVGGEVSRSHGEGVSESGAAGGCKPEHPSPWPLRQMSAVVDKTAGNLASRPAEWSRSKETSTPKAQMGVTPLLVHNARNSPTNFGSFPHSGLASTSVSSANNCHSVFHSSTNPSKRKNVYSSGTEINRSSFLPQGSHEGGATVRRREEFPGTNFKTAREQLIVDQQKKNFNQGQRGPSAPVGSVTKKSLGANRSRGAFSKFVSPIPRQEEENNTRDDPTQDAQPVDERLKNFEPKIIELIMSEIMDHGPPVAWEDIAGLEFAKATIKEIVVWPMLRPDIFTGLRGPPKGILLFGPPGTGKTLIGKCIACQSGATFFSISASSLTSKWVGEGEKMVRALFAIARCHQPAVIFIDEIDSLLSQRTDGEHDSSRRIKTEFLVQLDGAATSSEDRILVVGATNRPQEIDEAARRRLAKRLYIPLPEAAARQQIVTNLISREKSQLGTDELEEVVSSTEGFSGADMTQLCREAALGPIRSIQLSDIATITPEQVRPILYCDFKEALKTVRPSVSTKDLELYEDWNKTFGCGR